The Aerococcaceae bacterium DSM 111021 genome includes a region encoding these proteins:
- a CDS encoding ABC transporter substrate-binding protein/permease, translated as MFNDGLENVRESGEFDEIISTHLGDLDTTNQEANSNNDEESDEEVVVADPDTTYVIGTDTTFAPFEFQDENGDFVGIDMDLLEAIAQDQGFDYELRPLGFNAALQALEANQIDGMIAGMSITDERRESFDFSETYFSAGVQFAVLEDNDIESLEDLDGENVAVKTGTQGMAVAESVADEYGFSITTFEDSVNMYEDLQTGNSAAVIEDYPVMAYAAETGGIPLRFIGEQMEVADYGFAVQKDENSDLLALFDQGLNNLKDSGEYDEIIATYLGDTSIDSSQDSADAVVADPDRTYIIGTDTTFAPFEFQDENGDFVGIDMDLLEAIAEDQGFNYEIRPLGFNAALQALEANQIDGMIAGMSITDERRESFDFSETYFSAGVQFAVLEDNDIESLEDLDGENVAVKTGTQGMAVAESVADEYGFSITTFEDSVNMYEDLQTGNSAAVIEDYPVMAYAAETGGIPLRFIGEQMEVADYGFAVSAGQNSELLALFDQGLSNVQASGEYETIISTYLGENETANEESNSNGGFFGLIEQNGRALLSGLWTTLWITLVSFAIAAVIGIIVGLMRTSGNIILSFIAQVYIDLMRGTPMIVLSFFVYFGIPQLTGWQFGAVAAGITTLSINAAAYIAEIVRGGINAVDEGQNEAARSLGLNNGMTMRRIILPQAFRIMIPSFINQFVITLKDTSILSVIGLVELTQTGRIIIARTYQSGAMWLIVGLMYIILITILTKISNRLEKDV; from the coding sequence ATGTTTAATGATGGGTTAGAAAATGTTCGAGAATCTGGTGAGTTTGATGAAATAATTAGTACTCACTTAGGTGACCTTGATACGACAAATCAAGAAGCAAATTCAAATAATGACGAAGAGTCTGATGAAGAGGTCGTTGTTGCTGATCCTGACACAACATATGTGATTGGTACCGATACAACATTCGCGCCGTTTGAATTCCAAGATGAGAATGGTGATTTTGTTGGAATTGATATGGATTTATTAGAAGCCATTGCCCAAGATCAAGGTTTCGATTATGAACTACGTCCACTTGGCTTTAATGCTGCATTACAAGCATTAGAAGCGAATCAAATTGATGGAATGATTGCTGGAATGAGTATTACAGATGAGCGACGTGAGAGTTTCGATTTCTCAGAAACGTATTTCTCAGCTGGAGTACAATTCGCAGTATTAGAAGATAATGACATAGAATCACTTGAAGATCTTGATGGAGAGAATGTTGCTGTTAAGACAGGAACTCAAGGGATGGCAGTGGCAGAGTCAGTTGCAGATGAGTACGGATTCTCAATTACGACATTTGAAGACTCTGTCAATATGTATGAAGATTTACAAACTGGTAATTCAGCCGCAGTGATTGAAGACTATCCAGTTATGGCTTATGCTGCTGAAACAGGAGGCATTCCACTTCGCTTTATTGGTGAACAGATGGAAGTTGCTGATTATGGATTTGCAGTTCAAAAAGATGAAAATAGTGATTTGTTAGCATTGTTCGACCAAGGTTTAAATAACTTAAAAGATTCTGGGGAATATGATGAGATTATTGCTACTTATTTAGGCGATACATCAATCGATTCTTCCCAAGATTCAGCAGATGCAGTTGTTGCTGATCCAGACCGTACTTATATTATCGGAACCGATACAACATTCGCGCCGTTTGAATTCCAAGATGAGAATGGTGATTTTGTTGGAATTGATATGGATTTATTAGAAGCAATTGCCGAAGATCAAGGCTTCAATTATGAGATTCGTCCACTTGGCTTTAATGCTGCATTACAAGCATTAGAAGCGAATCAAATTGATGGAATGATTGCTGGAATGAGTATTACAGATGAGCGACGCGAGAGTTTCGATTTCTCAGAAACGTATTTCTCAGCTGGAGTACAATTCGCAGTATTAGAAGATAATGACATAGAATCACTTGAAGATCTTGATGGAGAGAATGTTGCTGTTAAGACAGGAACTCAAGGGATGGCAGTGGCAGAGTCAGTTGCAGATGAGTACGGATTCTCAATTACGACATTTGAAGACTCTGTCAATATGTATGAAGATTTACAAACTGGTAATTCAGCCGCAGTGATTGAAGACTATCCAGTTATGGCTTATGCTGCTGAAACAGGAGGCATTCCACTTCGCTTTATTGGTGAACAGATGGAAGTTGCTGATTATGGTTTTGCTGTTTCAGCAGGCCAAAATAGTGAATTGCTTGCTTTGTTTGACCAAGGATTAAGTAATGTCCAAGCGTCAGGTGAGTATGAGACAATCATTTCGACTTATTTAGGTGAAAATGAAACGGCGAATGAAGAATCTAATTCTAATGGTGGATTCTTTGGCTTAATCGAACAAAATGGGCGCGCTCTACTTAGCGGACTTTGGACTACATTGTGGATCACACTAGTTTCATTCGCAATTGCAGCTGTCATTGGAATTATCGTTGGTTTAATGCGTACGTCAGGTAATATTATTTTATCTTTCATTGCGCAAGTATATATTGATTTAATGCGTGGTACACCGATGATTGTACTTTCATTCTTTGTATACTTCGGTATTCCTCAATTAACAGGATGGCAGTTTGGAGCAGTAGCAGCGGGTATTACAACATTAAGTATTAATGCGGCGGCTTATATTGCAGAGATTGTGCGAGGTGGTATCAATGCTGTTGATGAAGGACAGAATGAAGCAGCTCGAAGTTTAGGGTTAAATAATGGGATGACGATGCGTCGAATTATCTTACCTCAAGCATTCAGAATTATGATTCCATCATTCATTAATCAGTTCGTTATTACGCTGAAAGATACGTCGATCTTATCGGTAATTGGATTAGTAGAATTAACTCAAACAGGTCGAATCATTATTGCTCGTACGTACCAATCAGGGGCTATGTGGTTGATTGTTGGTTTAATGTATATTATCTTAATTACAATCTTAACTAAGATTTCTAATAGACTTGAAAAGGATGTGTAA
- a CDS encoding helix-turn-helix transcriptional regulator produces the protein MKKNNINTSNINDTVNILKVLAHPIRYNIAVTLLQNGVMNVGAIQDALSLPQSTVSQHISKMRQVGLVDYNRKGTKIFYSLTNEKAINVIQGLT, from the coding sequence ATGAAAAAAAATAATATTAATACAAGTAACATTAACGACACTGTCAATATCTTAAAGGTGCTTGCACATCCTATTCGTTATAATATCGCTGTAACCTTATTACAAAATGGTGTTATGAATGTTGGTGCCATTCAAGATGCTTTATCATTGCCACAGTCAACAGTTTCTCAACATATTAGTAAAATGAGACAAGTTGGGTTAGTTGATTATAATCGTAAAGGCACAAAAATATTCTACAGCTTAACAAATGAAAAAGCTATCAATGTCATTCAAGGATTGACTTAA
- a CDS encoding aminotransferase class I/II-fold pyridoxal phosphate-dependent enzyme, with product MRDFVNEHVKKIKPSGIRRFFDIANEMDNVISLGVGEPDFDTPWHIRDEAREALSRGKTFYTANAGLIELREEIVARLTKKHGLTYDPKEEVLVTIGGSEAIDMALRATVCAGDEVIYLEPGYVSYLPCIELSGGVPVPIALKEENQFRLTPEELEDAITDKTKIVIMNFPNNPTGAILEQSDIEALSKVIIKHDLLLITDEIYDDLTYTGSAHVTLAGEPGMKERTIYINGFSKTYAMTGWRLGYCCGPQSIMEQMIKIHQFTIMAAPTISQYAGIEALKNGDESVEEMRQSYNQRRRYLLKELHRIGLSCFEPLGAFYIFPNIQEFNLTSDDFATQLLLEERLAVIPGSAFGESGEGFIRISYAYSIQELKVAIGRLEQFILRLREKAYYGVQ from the coding sequence ATGAGAGATTTCGTGAATGAACACGTTAAAAAAATAAAGCCTTCTGGTATTCGCCGTTTTTTTGATATAGCGAATGAAATGGATAATGTTATATCATTAGGAGTGGGAGAGCCAGATTTTGATACCCCTTGGCATATTCGCGATGAAGCGCGCGAGGCATTAAGTCGAGGGAAAACCTTTTATACAGCTAATGCTGGATTGATTGAATTGCGAGAAGAAATTGTCGCAAGACTAACTAAAAAACATGGCTTAACTTACGATCCTAAAGAAGAAGTTTTAGTAACAATTGGGGGAAGTGAAGCGATTGATATGGCACTTCGTGCGACAGTTTGTGCAGGAGACGAAGTGATTTATTTAGAGCCGGGGTATGTATCCTATCTGCCTTGTATAGAGTTATCAGGTGGCGTGCCTGTTCCAATAGCACTCAAGGAAGAGAATCAGTTTCGATTAACACCTGAAGAATTGGAAGATGCTATAACGGATAAGACTAAGATTGTTATAATGAATTTTCCGAATAATCCAACGGGTGCAATTTTGGAACAAAGTGATATCGAGGCTTTATCAAAGGTTATTATTAAGCATGATTTACTTCTCATCACGGATGAAATTTATGATGATTTGACTTATACTGGCAGTGCGCACGTGACACTTGCAGGTGAACCTGGGATGAAAGAGCGTACGATATATATTAACGGCTTCTCTAAAACGTATGCGATGACTGGTTGGCGACTTGGTTATTGTTGCGGGCCACAGAGCATCATGGAACAGATGATTAAGATTCACCAGTTCACTATTATGGCTGCACCGACAATTAGTCAATATGCAGGAATCGAAGCGTTAAAAAATGGTGATGAATCTGTGGAAGAAATGCGACAAAGTTATAATCAACGTCGACGTTATCTTTTAAAGGAGCTTCATCGAATTGGCTTAAGCTGTTTTGAACCGTTGGGGGCTTTTTACATCTTTCCTAATATTCAGGAATTCAATCTGACTTCTGATGATTTTGCGACACAACTTTTATTGGAAGAACGTTTAGCTGTCATACCAGGCTCTGCTTTCGGAGAAAGTGGGGAAGGATTCATTCGGATTTCTTACGCTTATTCAATTCAAGAGTTAAAAGTAGCGATTGGACGGTTAGAACAATTTATTCTGAGATTAAGAGAGAAAGCATACTACGGTGTGCAGTAA
- a CDS encoding Lrp/AsnC family transcriptional regulator, which yields MLDLEENIVVKMINELEEEKVIIGYHTLINWDKTEDEHVSAMIEVKVSPQRGQGFDRVANLIYNFPEVEAMYLMSGGYDFSIELKKAPMKEIARFVTSKLSVIDEVQSTATHVILKKYKDHGTLFENDDEDRRMAVSL from the coding sequence ATGCTTGACTTAGAAGAAAATATCGTTGTAAAAATGATAAATGAATTAGAAGAAGAAAAAGTAATTATTGGATACCATACTTTGATTAACTGGGATAAGACTGAAGACGAACATGTCTCAGCCATGATAGAAGTTAAAGTAAGCCCGCAAAGAGGGCAAGGTTTTGATCGAGTTGCGAATTTAATCTATAATTTTCCAGAAGTGGAAGCAATGTACTTAATGTCGGGCGGATATGATTTTTCAATTGAATTGAAAAAAGCACCGATGAAAGAAATAGCACGTTTTGTAACGAGTAAATTATCAGTTATTGATGAAGTGCAGTCTACAGCAACGCATGTTATTTTGAAAAAATATAAAGATCACGGAACATTATTTGAGAATGATGATGAAGATCGTAGGATGGCGGTTTCTTTATGA
- a CDS encoding ClC family H(+)/Cl(-) exchange transporter — protein sequence MVKDFKQIPVQQSKYPGTNKVTLILLGLVTGLFSGLIAVAYRYVLAELDTFRDSIYAMPLSFNYLWVFLLALIFSIIIVYLLKWAPLSGGSGIPQIRGELLGRVSMNPGPTLISKFLGGSMANLIGLSLGREGPSIQLGGVMGKIVGKLFKTDKLTTNYLITAGASAGLSAAFNAPIAGTLFTLEEVYGSFSHYLLLPSIVASITANFVSFTLSGKIHSFSFSVSQTIEMKDIGWVVLVGLFSGVVGILFNRIMEWTRRFFVWTRLKPIYLIPIIFLLTVIVGIFQPDLLGGGHHLVEHMVAAPISVSMLGFLLIGKLIFTSISYNSGVQGGIFLPVLVLGAISGLLVFHLSGLEAVYMVNFIILGMGAVMTSVVRAPIMSIVLVLEMTGSFTHLIMLSFASIIAFIVGETSQTEPIYVTLYNNLMNKIHPKTEEKSELIVSYFTIEPESPLVNTTLSQLDFPTNLLIAEIERDDVVILPKADDQINTLDTLLVLHNAVDTERVFDYFTHTGQ from the coding sequence GTGGTAAAAGATTTTAAACAAATTCCGGTACAACAAAGCAAGTATCCCGGAACTAATAAGGTGACACTAATCCTATTAGGCTTAGTAACAGGGTTATTTAGTGGATTAATAGCGGTTGCTTATAGATATGTTCTAGCGGAGTTAGATACATTTCGCGATAGTATCTATGCAATGCCTTTATCATTTAATTATTTGTGGGTATTTTTATTAGCACTTATATTTAGTATTATCATAGTTTATTTATTAAAGTGGGCACCTTTGTCTGGGGGATCTGGAATCCCTCAAATTCGTGGTGAGTTATTAGGGAGAGTATCCATGAATCCTGGACCAACTCTTATTAGTAAGTTCCTTGGAGGTTCCATGGCTAACCTCATAGGGTTAAGTCTTGGACGTGAAGGCCCATCCATCCAATTAGGTGGTGTTATGGGTAAAATCGTGGGTAAATTATTTAAAACGGATAAGTTAACGACTAACTACTTAATAACAGCAGGAGCGAGTGCGGGTTTGTCTGCTGCTTTTAATGCACCAATAGCGGGTACTTTATTTACATTAGAGGAAGTATATGGATCATTCTCACATTACTTATTGTTACCAAGTATCGTTGCAAGTATTACAGCAAATTTTGTATCTTTTACACTTTCAGGTAAAATTCATTCATTTTCATTTAGTGTTTCTCAAACAATTGAGATGAAAGATATTGGCTGGGTAGTGTTAGTCGGTCTGTTTTCCGGTGTGGTTGGAATTTTATTCAATCGTATTATGGAGTGGACACGGCGTTTTTTTGTTTGGACACGTCTAAAACCTATCTATTTAATACCGATTATCTTTTTGCTGACAGTAATCGTTGGTATTTTTCAACCTGATTTACTTGGAGGAGGGCACCATTTAGTTGAACACATGGTTGCAGCGCCAATTAGTGTAAGTATGTTAGGTTTCTTACTAATTGGTAAGTTGATATTCACGAGTATATCGTATAATAGTGGTGTTCAAGGTGGTATTTTCTTACCTGTTTTAGTGCTTGGAGCGATATCTGGGCTGTTAGTTTTTCATTTGAGCGGTTTAGAAGCGGTTTATATGGTGAATTTTATTATATTAGGCATGGGGGCAGTAATGACATCGGTTGTTAGAGCACCTATTATGTCTATTGTCTTAGTGTTGGAGATGACTGGGTCATTTACTCATTTAATTATGTTATCATTCGCTTCAATTATTGCTTTTATTGTGGGAGAAACAAGCCAGACGGAGCCTATATATGTAACTTTATATAACAACTTGATGAATAAAATACACCCTAAAACAGAGGAAAAAAGCGAATTAATTGTATCTTACTTTACAATAGAGCCTGAAAGTCCTCTTGTAAACACGACACTTTCACAACTTGATTTTCCAACGAATTTACTCATTGCCGAAATTGAACGGGATGACGTCGTTATACTTCCAAAAGCAGATGATCAAATTAATACACTGGATACTTTATTAGTACTTCACAATGCTGTTGACACTGAACGGGTATTCGATTATTTTACGCATACAGGCCAATAA
- a CDS encoding amino acid ABC transporter ATP-binding protein — protein MAEVKVKGLKKSFGNNEVLKGIDLHVNSGEVVCIIGPSGSGKSTLLRCLNRLEEINGGEVNINGVNISVKETDINVVRKNIGMVFQHFNLFPHLSVKENITLAPVELKLLTKAEANEKALALLNQVGLDDKADAYPSSLSGGQKQRVAIARALAMDPDIMLFDEPTSALDPEMVGDVLNVMKDLAAQGMTMVVVTHEMGFAREVGDRVIFMDGGYVVEEDLPSVLFTDPKEERTKSFLDKVLV, from the coding sequence ATGGCAGAGGTAAAAGTAAAAGGGTTAAAGAAAAGCTTTGGGAATAATGAAGTTTTAAAAGGCATTGACTTGCATGTAAACTCAGGTGAAGTAGTATGTATTATTGGGCCATCTGGTTCAGGTAAATCTACGTTATTACGTTGTCTGAACCGTTTGGAAGAGATTAACGGTGGAGAAGTGAACATCAATGGCGTAAATATTAGTGTTAAAGAAACAGATATTAACGTTGTTCGCAAAAATATCGGAATGGTTTTCCAACATTTTAATTTATTCCCGCACTTAAGTGTTAAAGAGAATATTACTTTAGCACCGGTTGAATTAAAATTATTAACTAAAGCAGAAGCGAACGAAAAAGCACTTGCCTTATTAAACCAAGTTGGTTTGGATGATAAAGCAGATGCGTATCCAAGTTCGTTATCTGGTGGGCAAAAACAACGTGTGGCAATCGCACGTGCATTAGCAATGGATCCAGATATTATGTTATTCGATGAGCCTACGTCAGCACTTGACCCTGAGATGGTTGGGGACGTATTAAACGTAATGAAAGATTTAGCAGCTCAAGGTATGACCATGGTAGTTGTAACACATGAGATGGGCTTCGCTCGTGAAGTTGGAGACCGTGTTATCTTTATGGATGGTGGGTATGTTGTTGAAGAAGATCTTCCTTCAGTACTATTCACTGATCCTAAAGAAGAACGTACTAAATCCTTCTTAGATAAAGTATTAGTATAA
- the pepF gene encoding oligoendopeptidase F — translation MTKQNGPLPTRDLLKKEETWDLSLLYATQEEYETAKELFKDRVEAFNTNYKGNLTSVGSILSALSEYEVINSELSRIGHYGFLGYEVDKLDSNNESNAVKLGQLSEWAGVRLSFFNSEFANLSDEMLNELTVTEEGQKYKGYIDLIKYNKPTMLDPIIEETLSSLSGSLYNHSDMYSAVKFQDMVFPDFEVASETYSNSFAGFEQDFEGHMNKEIRHAAWESFHQGLSNHQHTVAANYINHVQTEKKMASLRGFDSVFEYLLHDQQITRKSYNLIIDTLTTELAPVFRRYARLLKEEQGLDKVTLADIKMPFSKAEPMTVSIEESREMIESALSVLGEEYMGYVKQSFDERWIDYPMNQTKSTGGFCATVADGPSYILLNWTGLLSEVLVLAHELGHAGHFQYINKNQLSITPEPSLYFIEAPSTANEVVMCQYLLNQPIEDDAKRALIAEFVTRTYFHNMVTHLLEADFQRKVYEAVDNEEVLNAPRLNAFFKESLENFWGDAVEINDGAELTWMRQPHYYMGLYSYTYSAGLTIGTQVGQKIAAGDQEAVEAWLDNLAAGGTKDALELASAVDVDMSEASAIHQAIQFVDELLDQIEELA, via the coding sequence ATGACTAAACAAAACGGACCATTACCAACACGTGATTTATTGAAAAAAGAAGAGACTTGGGATTTATCTTTACTTTATGCAACCCAAGAAGAGTACGAGACTGCTAAAGAATTATTTAAAGATCGAGTTGAGGCGTTCAATACGAATTATAAAGGTAACTTAACGAGTGTTGGTAGCATATTAAGCGCGTTAAGCGAGTATGAAGTAATCAATTCAGAATTGAGTAGAATTGGTCACTACGGCTTTTTAGGCTATGAAGTAGACAAGCTTGATTCAAATAATGAATCCAATGCTGTCAAATTAGGTCAGTTGAGCGAGTGGGCAGGGGTGAGATTATCTTTCTTCAACTCTGAATTCGCGAACTTATCTGATGAGATGTTAAATGAATTAACTGTTACTGAAGAAGGTCAAAAGTATAAAGGCTATATTGATCTAATTAAATATAATAAGCCAACCATGCTAGATCCGATTATTGAGGAGACATTGAGTAGCTTATCGGGTTCACTTTACAATCATAGCGATATGTATAGTGCTGTGAAATTTCAAGATATGGTTTTCCCAGACTTTGAAGTAGCTTCAGAGACATATAGTAATTCTTTTGCTGGATTTGAGCAGGACTTTGAAGGGCATATGAATAAAGAAATACGTCACGCTGCTTGGGAATCATTCCATCAAGGGTTAAGCAATCATCAACACACAGTTGCAGCCAACTATATTAATCATGTGCAAACTGAGAAGAAGATGGCTAGTTTACGTGGATTCGATTCAGTTTTTGAGTACTTATTGCACGATCAACAGATTACGCGTAAAAGTTACAATTTAATTATTGATACATTAACAACTGAGCTTGCACCAGTCTTTAGACGTTATGCTCGCTTATTGAAAGAAGAGCAAGGGCTCGATAAAGTGACGTTAGCTGATATTAAGATGCCTTTCTCAAAAGCTGAGCCGATGACAGTCAGTATTGAAGAAAGTCGTGAGATGATTGAATCGGCTTTATCAGTTCTTGGTGAGGAATATATGGGGTATGTGAAGCAGTCCTTTGATGAGCGCTGGATAGATTATCCAATGAACCAAACCAAATCTACGGGTGGTTTCTGTGCCACTGTTGCGGATGGACCTTCTTATATATTGCTTAACTGGACTGGTTTATTAAGTGAAGTCCTTGTATTGGCTCATGAATTAGGTCACGCGGGCCATTTCCAATATATTAATAAAAATCAATTGAGCATTACACCAGAACCTAGTTTATATTTCATCGAAGCGCCATCTACAGCGAATGAAGTTGTGATGTGCCAGTATTTATTGAACCAACCGATTGAGGATGATGCGAAACGTGCTTTAATTGCTGAATTTGTGACGCGTACTTATTTCCATAATATGGTGACTCATTTATTAGAAGCGGATTTTCAACGTAAAGTATATGAAGCCGTTGACAATGAAGAAGTACTGAATGCACCTCGCTTAAATGCTTTCTTCAAAGAATCATTGGAGAACTTCTGGGGAGATGCTGTTGAAATTAATGACGGCGCAGAATTAACATGGATGCGTCAACCGCATTATTACATGGGCTTATATTCATACACATATTCAGCAGGGTTAACAATCGGGACCCAAGTTGGTCAAAAGATTGCAGCAGGAGATCAAGAAGCGGTTGAAGCTTGGTTAGATAATTTAGCAGCGGGAGGAACAAAAGATGCTCTTGAATTAGCATCAGCTGTTGATGTTGATATGTCTGAAGCATCAGCTATTCACCAAGCCATTCAATTTGTAGATGAATTATTGGATCAAATCGAAGAGCTTGCTTAA
- a CDS encoding serine hydrolase, giving the protein MEKEKIKRYGIIGGIAMGAVILLYVIFSSFWQPLMNQSASSLSNQFSQAEEITPAELVAEHRYDKLHLQPTASILIESLKSSVVNVGVANRTETPLLTEVAENDQELIPEEELPEIVPWFYFSPNVAVVSPTSYANQERLLEKESLNDFAWYAYNDTELLYRNEKPYTGWYNLPGEGWFYFLEGAQQDIGFTMDEASELIAHRNLLLTLVPIDDVDFFFIERPYEYTHMSEVTPVDYNILYKATDSIILTAPPKTQESTMITTTEGFYDMPMEVVEEYSTFGEEWLHVYIGYEELGWVKKDDTSQDYVETYYSERELLDTMEAVIWEEIGMINANVGASFINNETMAQVDINNQQFFPASTQKIYVLGEVYHQYKTGELTPDTYVTMTDWDKVPGAGIIQGQPSGSMYTVNELVDLVTIYSDNTAANMLIDVVGGGYIINPHIHQLGLYETYVNGKYYSDDTYFTTTPHDAARYFALLYNNQVNGAPWDEMLINKLTMNTHNFLRQYIPYSTSSWNKSGLGETEQNDIATFVTPYGSYSLAVYTAYPGDYDAISDQLGRLSLRVHDLFNELRSQLWITVE; this is encoded by the coding sequence TTGGAAAAAGAAAAAATTAAGCGTTACGGTATTATTGGTGGTATTGCAATGGGTGCTGTCATTTTATTGTACGTCATCTTTTCCTCATTTTGGCAACCCTTAATGAATCAATCTGCAAGTTCTTTGTCGAATCAATTCAGTCAAGCCGAAGAGATTACACCTGCCGAACTTGTTGCAGAACATCGTTATGACAAACTGCACTTACAACCGACTGCGAGTATATTAATTGAGAGTTTAAAATCTTCTGTAGTGAATGTAGGGGTAGCAAACCGTACAGAGACACCGTTATTAACAGAAGTTGCTGAGAATGATCAAGAGCTGATACCGGAAGAAGAATTACCGGAGATAGTCCCTTGGTTTTATTTTAGTCCGAATGTGGCTGTTGTCTCACCAACATCATATGCAAACCAAGAACGGTTGTTAGAAAAAGAGAGTCTTAATGATTTTGCTTGGTATGCATATAATGATACGGAGTTATTATACCGTAATGAAAAACCTTATACTGGTTGGTATAACTTACCTGGTGAGGGTTGGTTTTACTTTCTAGAAGGAGCACAACAAGATATTGGCTTTACGATGGATGAAGCGTCAGAGCTGATAGCGCATCGTAATTTACTGTTAACTTTAGTTCCAATAGATGATGTCGACTTCTTCTTTATTGAGCGTCCGTATGAGTATACGCATATGAGCGAAGTGACACCAGTTGATTATAATATTCTTTATAAAGCAACCGATTCGATTATTCTTACTGCTCCACCAAAAACTCAGGAATCTACGATGATAACGACAACCGAAGGGTTCTATGATATGCCGATGGAAGTTGTCGAAGAGTATAGTACATTTGGTGAAGAGTGGTTGCATGTTTATATCGGTTATGAAGAATTAGGTTGGGTTAAAAAGGACGATACATCTCAAGATTATGTAGAAACTTATTATAGTGAACGTGAACTACTTGATACAATGGAAGCAGTGATTTGGGAAGAGATTGGAATGATTAATGCGAACGTTGGGGCATCATTCATTAATAATGAAACGATGGCTCAAGTAGATATTAATAATCAACAGTTCTTTCCAGCTAGTACCCAAAAAATTTATGTGCTAGGTGAAGTTTACCATCAGTATAAGACCGGAGAATTAACACCTGACACATATGTTACGATGACTGACTGGGATAAAGTGCCTGGTGCAGGTATCATCCAAGGTCAACCAAGCGGAAGTATGTATACTGTGAATGAGTTAGTTGATCTTGTGACTATTTATAGTGATAATACAGCAGCGAATATGTTAATTGATGTTGTAGGTGGAGGATACATTATTAACCCGCATATCCATCAATTAGGGTTATACGAAACATATGTAAATGGTAAGTATTATAGTGATGATACTTACTTTACAACCACACCTCATGATGCAGCACGTTACTTTGCGTTATTATATAATAACCAAGTCAATGGTGCACCTTGGGATGAGATGTTAATCAATAAGTTAACGATGAATACGCATAATTTTTTACGTCAGTATATTCCTTATTCGACAAGTTCTTGGAATAAGTCTGGGCTAGGTGAAACAGAACAAAATGATATTGCAACCTTTGTGACACCATATGGGTCATACTCTCTTGCAGTTTATACTGCTTATCCAGGGGATTATGATGCGATTTCAGATCAATTAGGACGCTTATCTCTACGCGTACATGACCTGTTTAATGAGTTAAGATCGCAATTATGGATCACTGTTGAATAA
- a CDS encoding amino acid ABC transporter ATP-binding protein: MTTVKVRDLKKSFGTNEVLKSINLDVASGEVVCIIGPSGSGKSTLLRCLNRLEEINGGTIDINGIDISSKSVDINKVRENIGMVFQHFNLFPHLTVKENITLSPGELKKLSKEEANTKASELLHQVGLADKEDAYPSSLSGGQKQRVAMARALAMDPDIMLFDEPTSALDPEMVGEVLNVMKDLATQGMTMVVVTHEMGFAREVGDRVVFMDGGYIVEEDIPDNIFTNPKEPRTKAFLDKVL, from the coding sequence ATGACAACAGTAAAGGTAAGAGACTTAAAGAAAAGTTTCGGAACGAATGAAGTTTTAAAATCAATTAATTTAGATGTCGCTTCTGGTGAAGTGGTATGTATCATTGGACCATCAGGTTCAGGTAAATCAACATTACTACGATGTTTAAATCGCCTTGAAGAAATTAATGGCGGAACAATTGATATTAATGGAATTGATATTAGCAGTAAAAGTGTAGACATCAATAAAGTTCGTGAAAACATCGGTATGGTATTCCAACACTTTAATTTATTCCCACACTTAACAGTGAAAGAAAATATTACACTGTCTCCAGGGGAATTAAAAAAATTAAGTAAAGAAGAAGCGAATACTAAAGCAAGTGAATTGTTACACCAAGTAGGGTTAGCGGATAAAGAGGATGCTTATCCAAGCTCATTATCTGGTGGTCAAAAACAACGTGTGGCGATGGCGCGAGCTTTAGCAATGGATCCAGATATCATGCTTTTCGATGAGCCAACTTCTGCATTAGACCCTGAGATGGTTGGAGAAGTGTTAAATGTTATGAAGGATTTAGCTACTCAAGGTATGACCATGGTTGTTGTAACTCATGAGATGGGCTTTGCCAGAGAAGTTGGTGACCGTGTTGTGTTTATGGATGGTGGTTATATTGTGGAAGAAGATATTCCAGATAATATTTTTACTAATCCAAAAGAGCCTCGTACTAAAGCATTTTTAGACAAAGTATTATAA